From the Lathyrus oleraceus cultivar Zhongwan6 chromosome 4, CAAS_Psat_ZW6_1.0, whole genome shotgun sequence genome, one window contains:
- the LOC127138648 gene encoding THO complex subunit 6, which produces MLGDATNWNEDEYRETVLKEREIQTQTVFRTAWSPSQSQSQTQTPNLNSLIVASSDGSIASYSISSTVSASKLKNPFGFINADTDNLLAEPDCFFQAHDGSAYDVKFYGDDDNALLLSCGDDGRVRGWRWKELASSKYHITSEGNNIKPVFDVVNPQHKGPWGSLSPLPENNAIAVNTRAGSVFAASGDSCAYCWDVETGKLKTVFKGHSDYLHCIVARNSSNQIITGSEDGTTRIWDCKSGKCIQVIDPAKHLKLKGPVSWVGSVALDASESWLACGSGRNISLWNLPASECTLNFITQASVQDMLFDNNQILTVGADPILNRFDMNGAILSQIPCASPSAFSISLHPAGVIAVGGYGCLVDVISQFGSHMCTFRCQCV; this is translated from the exons ATGTTGGGTGACGCCACCAACTGGAACGAAGATGAATACAGAGAAACCGTTTTAAAGGAAAGAGAGATTCAAACCCAAACCGTTTTTAGAACTGCTTGGTCTCCCTCTCAATCTCAATCTCAAACTCAAACCCCTAATCTCAACTCTCTCATCGTCGCCTCCAGCGACGGTTCCATCGCCTCTTACTCCATCTCTTCCACCGTCTCCGCTTCTAAGCTCAAAAAT CCGTTTGGTTTTATCAATGCTGATACGGATAA TTTATTGGCGGAGCCAGATTGCTTTTTTCAAGCGCATGATGGATCTGCGTATGATGTCAAATTCTATGGTGATGATGATAATGCTCTGTTGCTGAG CTGCGGTGATGATGGCCGGGTTCGAGGATGGAGATGGAAGGAACTTGCTAGCTCAAAATATCATATTACTTCAGAAG GAAATAATATCAAGCCCGTCTTTGATGTGGTAAATCCTCAACACAA AGGTCCTTGGGGTTCACTCTCACCTCTCCCTGAGAATAATGCTATTGCTGTTAATACTCGG GCGGGATCTGTTTTTGCTGCATCTGGTGATTCTTGTGCGTATTGTTGGGATGTG GAAACTGGTAAATTAAAAACAGTATTCAAGGGTCACTCTGATTACTTGCATTGTATTGTTGCTCGCAACTCATCCAATCAG ATCATAACAGGTTCAGAGGATGGGACAACGCGGATTTGGG ATTGCAAAAGTGGAAAGTGTATCCAAGTGATTGATCCAGCAAAACATTTGAAGTTAAAAGGACCTGTTTCATGGGTTGGCTCTGTTGCTTTAGATGCAAGTGAGAGTTGGTTG GCTTGCGGTAGTGGACGTAATATATCACTTTGGAACCTTCCTGCCTCAGAGTGCACATTAAATTTTATCACTCAAGCTTCTGTACAAGACATGTTATTTGACAATAATCAA ATTCTAACAGTTGGTGCAGATCCTATACTCAATCGCTTTGACATGAATGGGGCAATCCTCTCACAAATACCATGTGCTTCTCCATCAGCTTTTTCTATCTCCTTACATCCAGCAGGG GTTATTGCGGTTGGAGGTTACGGATGTCTTGTAGATGTTATCTCGCAATTTGGCAGTCACATGTGCACATTTCGTTGCCAATGTGTTTAG